The genomic region CCATCACCAAACTAAACAAAAAAAATAGTTCAACATAGATTAGGCAATTTTCAATTCCCATTCATTTTGAATACgtacttcaatgctttctctcttcaCTTATGAAAATTCTAACATACCTCTATTCTCTTCCAAATATTAGATATCTATTGAGCCTTCCACTCAAGAAGGTGATGCTATCAAATGGAGGAGAAAGCAAACCAATAGAACTTACTATGCAAAGAATAGAGGGAATATCTCCAACAAATGCCAATTGAAGCGTCGTGCACTACAAACATCTGATAGTAACACAGAAAAATTATTACAAAAATAAAGCAATGACCTTGAGAAAACTAATGTGCGTCGAACACATTCTACTACTCCCGAACTCGCCCTGAAGACACCTTCATTTCTACATGCATTATCTAATTTCTGAAAAACAattgatatgttggaggtcacaGAGGCATGTACTGTTTGTAAAGAAAAGTATGTGGGAATGACAATTAAAAAAATCGACCATGTACTTATGTGCATGAGATGTTCTACTGAAAGAGGCTTGTACTGTTTCTCATTATCAAACAACATGAACCCAGGAgagcaaccttctattttaaagtgtctttctcaagtagaagaaatgctcatagaAAGGATTGCTCCTATTTTTCAAGTTACACATGCAAGGGGAGGACAATATAAGTACTCTAGACACACAATtaacttcccacaagatatttcAGAAATTGCATTATCATTGCCCCGCCAAATTCAGCATTTAGAAATCCTTATTGTTCATAGAACTAATCTACAAGGATTAACTTATGACTGTTGTGTCAATAGATTTCACGTCATGAATGTATTGACTTACAAATTGAAACATGACCAATACTACAAAGATGTTATCATTGATTTAGATGCAGTACAACTATTACCAGAGCACAACACTGACATTTTAGAGCTTTTTCATTCAGTACCTTCGCCTCAAGAAGATTTTGTACAAGATATTCCTACTGTGGAAAATATTAACaatgaagaagaaataatagaaaactcttcttcatttattccACAACTTCCATCATCAATACGTGAACTTGATGTCATCAAAAAAATCCTACTTCTAGATAATACCAACAACAATGTTGTTCCTTGGCCACAAATTAGTACATCACCTGTCAATGAGTACAATATAGAAGACCTACTTTTAATGGCATTCCCAACACTCTTCCCTAATGGAATGGCTTTACCACTACAAGACAGGGCAAGGCAtgtacatttacatgaatatgctttgcacttgatCAAATATTATGATCAAATATTTGGACAGCATGTCcgctttagatattatatctacaacCTTATGATGAGGCATCGATCTGAACAATCAGCTGTTGTTTTCATTAAGACAAATCTAGAAGATTCTCTTCCACTCAGAATTCATGGTCTAAGAGAATACTTGCAGAAAACACCCTCAAAtgaattaccaaatcatatcatgCGATATGTTGCCTCATTGCGCGGTACACGTGCATTTTGGAGAAAATTCTAGAGAGACCTTACAACAATGATAGAACAGTTAGGCATGCCTACGTTGTTCTTTACCTTAAGCTTAGCTGATACAAAATGGCCTGACCTACATAAGTTATTCCCAAAAAAATAGTCAAGTACTGTGCACCACAACATAAGACAGTCTATTGAAAATTTAGTAAATAATTCACATATAACAACTTTatacttgcacttaagattttaAATCTTTCGTGATGAAGTCATTCTCAAACAGCTAAATGCCACTGACCACTAgtacagatatgaatggcaacatcgaGGCTCTACCCATATTCATGGCTTTCTTTGGTTGCCACAAGCACCTAATATTGACAACCTTGATTGGTCAGACAATGCAAGCATCCAATCAG from Cryptomeria japonica chromosome 3, Sugi_1.0, whole genome shotgun sequence harbors:
- the LOC131029067 gene encoding uncharacterized protein LOC131029067 translates to MNVLTYKLKHDQYYKDVIIDLDAVQLLPEHNTDILELFHSVPSPQEDFVQDIPTVENINNEEEIIENSSSFIPQLPSSIRELDVIKKILLLDNTNNNVVPWPQISTSPVNEYNIEDLLLMAFPTLFPNGMALPLQDRARHVHLHEYALHLIKYYDQIFGQHVRFRYYIYNLMMRHRSEQSAVVFIKTNLEDSLPLRIHGLREYLQKTPSNELPNHIMRYVASLRGTRAFWRKF